In Planctomycetota bacterium, the DNA window TCGCGGAGCTTGGGCCGCTGGAAGATGTCCGCGGTCGGGCCGTACTCGACCAGCCGTCCGAGGTACATGAACGCCGTGAAATCGCTCACCCGGGTGGCCTGCTGCATGTTGTGCGTGACGATGAGGACCGTGTACCGCGTGGCGATCTCGTGGATCAACTCCTCGATCCGCAGCGTCGCGATTGGGTCCAGCGCCGAGCACGGCTCATCGAGCAGCAGCACCTCGGGATCGGCCACGATGGCCCGGGCGATGCACAGCCGCTGCTGCTGCCCGCCGCTGAGCCCCAGAGCCGAGTCCTTCAGCCGGTCCTTGGCCTCGTCCCACAGCGCGGCGGCCCGCAGCGCCCGCTCGCAGGCCTCGGCCAGCACACCGCGGCGGTTCTCGCCGTCGATCCGCAGCGGGTAGACCACGTTCTCGAAGATCGACATCGGGAATGGGTTGGGCTTCTGGAACACCATCCCGATCCGCTTGCGCAGCTCGATCACGTCGACGTCGTGCGCATAGATCGGCTGGCCGTTGAGCGTCATGCCGCCCTCGACCCGGACGCCGTCGATCAGGTCGTTCAGCCGGTTGACGCTCCGCAGCAGCGTGGACTTGCCGCAGCCCGACGGCCCGATGAGCGCCGTGACCCGGCCCCGGGGCACCATCATCGACACGTCGTGGAGCGCCTGCTGGTCGTAGTTGTAGAACAGCCGGAACCGCTCGACGTCCAGCACCGTGTCCTCGGCGGCGAGCGCGTCGTGCACCACCGAGCCGGCGGTCTCGCCGCGGCGGATGGCGTCGATGACCGGGTAATCCCGGGCCTGCGTAGCCGTGGCGCGCGTGTCGATCGCCTGGGTCATGGGTGCGTGCGACTCCCCTAGAAGTGGCCGGACGATAGCCGCGCGCGCAGCCGTGCACGGATGGTGATCGCCGCCAGGTTCATGATGACCACGATCAGGATCAGCAGCAAGGCCGTGGCCCACACCAGCGGCTTGGCGGTCTCGGGGTCGGGGCTCTGGAAGCCCAGATCGTAGATGTGGAAGCCCAGGTGCATGAAGCTCCGCTCGGGGTGCAGGAAGGGCGCATGCCGGCTGAAGGGAAGCGCGTCGGCCTGCTTGACCGCGCCCACGAGCATGAGCGGCGCAACCTCGCCCGCGCCGCGGGCCATCGCCAGGATGGCGCCGGTCATGATGCCCGGCATCGAGCCCGGCAGCACGATGCGTCGGACCGTCTGCCACTTGCTCGCCCCGCAGCCGTAGCTGCCCTCGCGGGCCGAGTTGGGCACCGCGGCGATGGCCTCCTCGGTCGCGACGATCACCACCGGCAGCGTGAGCAATGCGAGCGTCAGCGACGCCCACAGCAGCCCGGGCGTGCCGAACACCGGCGTATTGTCGGCCACCTGCACGCGGAAGAAGCCCTGGAAATAGGGCGTCGTGGCGAACAGCAGCAGCACGATGCCCGAAGCGGCGAGCCACGCCGCCGACGCCGCCACCCGGAACACGCGGTTGCCGGCCGTCGACGGCGTGCCAGGCCGGGCGCGGCCCAGCACGCCCATCGCCAGCGCCGACATCACCACCAGCATCCCGATGACCATCCAGGGCCACCACCCCGGATCGGACCACGAGCCGATCCGCGGCGCTGGATCCTCCGCCCCGCCGTCGATGAAGCCGCCCACGGCGTAGCAGAAGAAGCCCAGGCCGAACACGCCGTACACGATGCTGGGCACGCCCGCCAGGTTGTTCACCGCGATCCGCACCACGCTCGTGACGAATCCCTGCTTCGCGTACTCCCGCAGGTAGAGCGCCGCGATGACCCCCAGCGGCACCACGACCACGCTGAGCAGCATGGTCATCAGCACCGTGCCGAAGATCACCGGCCACACGCCGCCCTCTGTGTTGGCCTCCCGCGGATCCTCGCTCACGTAGGCCCACCACCGCTCGGTGTACGCGGCGGCCCGCTCGGCCAAGGACATGTCGTTGGGCCGGAAGACCCGCACGACCTGGCTCACCCGCATCGGCTCGCCCCGCTGCGTGTCGCTGATCGGCGCGAAGACGCCGGCGTCGGCGCCATCGGAGAACACGACCCGGTGCCGATCGTCCTCGGCGTCCAGCGTGCGGATCCGGGCGACCACCTCGTCGGCCTGCCGCTGCAGTTCCGTCTCGCGCTGCTCGACCTCGGCGGCAACCTCCGCGAGCCGCTCGGCGGCGCGATCGGGATCGCCGCCGCCCGCCCACGGGTGCTCCAGCACGACCGCGAGCGACAGCACCAGCACCAGCACGGCCAGCGAACCGACGGCCAGCCGTGCCGTGCCGCGGCGTTGCGGATCGAGCCGTGGCGTCCACCGCCGCGCCGTCGCGAGTCCGGCCACGCCGCCCGCCGCCGCGACCAGCACCGGCAGCCACGCCAGCACCGGAAGGCCGCCG includes these proteins:
- the pstB gene encoding phosphate ABC transporter ATP-binding protein PstB; this translates as MTQAIDTRATATQARDYPVIDAIRRGETAGSVVHDALAAEDTVLDVERFRLFYNYDQQALHDVSMMVPRGRVTALIGPSGCGKSTLLRSVNRLNDLIDGVRVEGGMTLNGQPIYAHDVDVIELRKRIGMVFQKPNPFPMSIFENVVYPLRIDGENRRGVLAEACERALRAAALWDEAKDRLKDSALGLSGGQQQRLCIARAIVADPEVLLLDEPCSALDPIATLRIEELIHEIATRYTVLIVTHNMQQATRVSDFTAFMYLGRLVEYGPTADIFQRPKLRETEEYVTGRFG
- a CDS encoding ABC transporter permease subunit, encoding MSQAAEQHVARRTTRRTTLSARGEPAVWVMGSALVLAVALLVGLLGLIAYSGLSAFVVEPIERVTLRDGSSFLGIYKQRERFDADPAMRAEIEALRDAGELPEDAEAGDGRAVRLLFRVANREYNGRTFRWVPAYEIASRATPGTLAFVERESWGAWLGEPRALWLLEDRVLPLGEAPPADARDAETLADGSTRVRVARVLAEGPEETWAALPDAIDAARERRAERRRLNAIELDDINVAIDEQRTRLRLAEIAVRDAAEERSGGLPVLAWLPVLVAAAGGVAGLATARRWTPRLDPQRRGTARLAVGSLAVLVLVLSLAVVLEHPWAGGGDPDRAAERLAEVAAEVEQRETELQRQADEVVARIRTLDAEDDRHRVVFSDGADAGVFAPISDTQRGEPMRVSQVVRVFRPNDMSLAERAAAYTERWWAYVSEDPREANTEGGVWPVIFGTVLMTMLLSVVVVPLGVIAALYLREYAKQGFVTSVVRIAVNNLAGVPSIVYGVFGLGFFCYAVGGFIDGGAEDPAPRIGSWSDPGWWPWMVIGMLVVMSALAMGVLGRARPGTPSTAGNRVFRVAASAAWLAASGIVLLLFATTPYFQGFFRVQVADNTPVFGTPGLLWASLTLALLTLPVVIVATEEAIAAVPNSAREGSYGCGASKWQTVRRIVLPGSMPGIMTGAILAMARGAGEVAPLMLVGAVKQADALPFSRHAPFLHPERSFMHLGFHIYDLGFQSPDPETAKPLVWATALLLILIVVIMNLAAITIRARLRARLSSGHF